One genomic region from Amycolatopsis sp. FBCC-B4732 encodes:
- a CDS encoding putative leader peptide, giving the protein MRSGLDHIVDAWHAHVVTHAGDFLVARRHVDLLRVASALCAPVR; this is encoded by the coding sequence ATGCGGTCAGGCCTGGACCACATTGTGGACGCGTGGCACGCTCACGTCGTGACTCATGCCGGTGACTTCCTCGTGGCCCGCCGCCACGTCGACCTCCTGCGGGTCGCCAGCGCCCTCTGCGCACCCGTTCGCTGA
- the hemW gene encoding radical SAM family heme chaperone HemW: MPELRPDPATPIDPALPESALDGLGSRAFGVYVHVPFCATRCGYCDFNTYTAGELDSGSSPQSWLEGLRRELELAARVLVVPPAADTVFVGGGTPSLLGADGLASVLDAVRDVFGLAPGAEVTTESNPESTSPEFFAGIREAGYTRVSLGMQSAAPHVLKILDRVHTPGRPGQAAAEARAAGFDHVNLDVIYGTPGERPDDLLATLDAVLAAGVDHVSAYALIVEEGTALARRVRRGELPAPDDDVLAADYEMIDAALAAAGLRWYEVSNWAASDAARCRHNLGYWRGDDWWGAGPGAHSHVGGVRWWNVKHPARYAALLAGGDSPAGGREVLTDDDQHLERIMLELRVAEGLPLDALDEPGLAEARAAAAEGLLDPSALDTRGRAVLTDRGRLLADGVVRRLAG; the protein is encoded by the coding sequence GTGCCCGAGCTGCGTCCCGACCCCGCCACCCCGATCGATCCGGCGTTGCCGGAAAGCGCGCTGGACGGCCTCGGCAGCAGAGCGTTCGGGGTCTACGTGCACGTCCCGTTCTGCGCGACGCGCTGCGGTTACTGCGACTTCAACACCTACACCGCGGGTGAGCTGGACTCCGGCTCGTCGCCCCAGTCCTGGCTCGAGGGGCTGCGGCGCGAGCTGGAGCTGGCCGCCCGCGTGCTGGTCGTGCCGCCGGCCGCCGACACCGTGTTCGTCGGCGGCGGCACGCCTTCGCTGCTCGGCGCGGACGGCCTGGCTTCGGTGCTCGACGCCGTCCGCGACGTCTTCGGGCTCGCCCCGGGCGCCGAGGTGACGACGGAGTCGAACCCGGAGTCGACGTCGCCGGAGTTCTTCGCCGGGATCCGCGAGGCCGGCTACACCCGCGTTTCGCTGGGCATGCAGTCGGCCGCGCCGCACGTGCTGAAGATCCTCGACCGCGTGCACACGCCGGGCCGGCCGGGGCAGGCCGCCGCCGAAGCGCGCGCCGCCGGGTTCGACCACGTGAACCTCGACGTGATCTACGGCACGCCGGGAGAACGCCCGGACGACCTCCTCGCCACCCTCGACGCCGTGCTGGCCGCCGGCGTCGACCACGTGTCCGCGTACGCGCTGATCGTCGAGGAGGGCACCGCGCTGGCTCGCCGCGTGCGCCGCGGCGAGCTGCCCGCGCCCGACGACGACGTGCTGGCCGCGGACTACGAGATGATCGACGCGGCGCTCGCGGCGGCCGGGCTGCGCTGGTACGAGGTGTCGAACTGGGCGGCCTCCGACGCGGCCCGCTGCCGCCACAACCTCGGCTACTGGCGCGGCGACGACTGGTGGGGCGCCGGCCCGGGCGCGCACAGCCACGTCGGCGGGGTGCGCTGGTGGAACGTCAAGCACCCGGCGCGCTACGCCGCGCTGCTGGCCGGCGGCGATTCGCCGGCGGGCGGGCGCGAAGTGCTCACCGACGACGACCAGCACCTCGAGCGGATCATGCTCGAGCTCCGCGTCGCCGAAGGGCTGCCGCTCGACGCCCTCGACGAGCCCGGGCTCGCCGAAGCCCGCGCGGCCGCGGCGGAGGGCCTGCTCGACCCGTCCGCTTTGGACACGCGGGGCCGCGCGGTGCTCACCGACCGCGGGCGGCTGCTCGCCGACGGCGTCGTCCGGCGGCTCGCGGGCTGA
- a CDS encoding siderophore-interacting protein, with amino-acid sequence MAEAPRRSGRPAVRLRVLRTERLTPHMIRIVAGGDGIAAFSPNEFTDAYVKVLFKVPGVEYPEPFDVQECRATLPREHWPRQRSYTVRAFDPQAGELVIDFVHHGDEGIAGPWAAAAQPGDELLLSGPGGAYAPGTEADWHLLAGDESALPAIAASLEALPAGAPAHAVILVENAAEEQPLVTKGDVQITWLHRASGGDVAAAVRELPWRDGVVQAFVHGEAGFVRDLRRYLLDERGVRRELLSISGYWRVGKNDEAWREEKAAERAREK; translated from the coding sequence ATGGCTGAAGCACCCCGGCGGTCCGGGCGTCCCGCGGTGCGCCTGCGGGTCCTGCGCACCGAGCGGCTGACGCCGCACATGATCCGGATCGTCGCGGGCGGTGACGGCATCGCCGCCTTCTCGCCGAACGAGTTCACCGACGCCTACGTGAAGGTGCTGTTCAAGGTGCCCGGCGTCGAGTACCCGGAGCCGTTCGACGTCCAGGAGTGCCGCGCGACGCTGCCGCGGGAACACTGGCCGCGGCAGCGTTCCTACACCGTCCGGGCGTTCGACCCGCAGGCCGGCGAGCTGGTCATCGACTTCGTCCACCACGGCGACGAGGGCATCGCCGGCCCGTGGGCGGCCGCCGCCCAGCCGGGCGACGAGCTGCTGCTGTCCGGTCCCGGCGGCGCCTACGCGCCGGGCACCGAGGCGGACTGGCACCTGCTGGCCGGGGACGAAAGCGCGTTGCCGGCCATCGCGGCGTCGCTCGAAGCGCTCCCGGCCGGGGCCCCGGCGCACGCGGTGATCCTCGTCGAGAACGCGGCCGAGGAGCAGCCGCTGGTCACCAAGGGGGACGTGCAGATCACCTGGCTGCACCGGGCTTCCGGCGGCGACGTCGCCGCGGCGGTGCGCGAGCTGCCGTGGCGCGACGGCGTCGTGCAGGCGTTCGTGCACGGCGAGGCGGGCTTCGTGCGGGACCTGCGGCGGTACCTGCTCGACGAGCGCGGGGTGCGGCGCGAGCTGCTGTCGATCTCGGGCTACTGGCGCGTGGGCAAGAACGACGAAGCCTGGCGCGAAGAGAAAGCGGCCGAACGGGCGCGCGAGAAGTAG
- a CDS encoding NADP-dependent oxidoreductase — protein MARAIKFDEYGDVEVLRVEDVPLPIAGPGQVLVEVRAAGINPGEAAIRRGFLHERYPATFPSGQGSDFAGVVAELGQGVEEIAVGDEVIGFVDTRSSHADFVVAEAENLTPKPADLPWEVAGSLFVAGTTAYAAVGAVCPREGETVVVSGAAGGVGSLAVQLAKLAGAEVIGLAGEANHEWLRELGVVPVSYGDGVLGRIREAAPDGVHAFVDTFGSGYVELALHLGIHPGRIDTIIDFEAAAKYNVKTDGNAAGASADILRELGLLLDKGLLTLPVARVYPLDEVRDAYRELEQRHTRGKIVLRP, from the coding sequence ATGGCGCGCGCGATCAAGTTCGACGAGTACGGCGACGTGGAGGTCCTCCGGGTCGAGGACGTCCCCTTGCCGATCGCCGGACCGGGGCAGGTGCTCGTCGAGGTGCGGGCCGCCGGGATCAACCCGGGCGAGGCGGCCATCCGGCGGGGCTTCCTGCACGAGCGCTACCCGGCGACGTTCCCGTCCGGTCAGGGCAGCGACTTCGCCGGCGTCGTGGCCGAGCTCGGCCAAGGCGTCGAGGAGATCGCCGTCGGCGACGAGGTGATCGGGTTCGTCGACACCCGCTCCAGCCACGCCGACTTCGTCGTCGCGGAAGCGGAGAACCTGACGCCGAAGCCCGCCGACCTGCCGTGGGAGGTCGCCGGCTCGCTGTTCGTGGCCGGCACGACCGCGTACGCCGCGGTGGGAGCGGTGTGCCCGCGCGAAGGGGAGACGGTCGTCGTTTCGGGCGCGGCGGGCGGTGTGGGTTCGCTCGCGGTGCAGCTGGCGAAGCTGGCCGGCGCCGAGGTGATCGGCCTCGCCGGCGAAGCGAACCACGAGTGGCTGCGCGAGCTCGGCGTCGTCCCGGTTTCCTACGGGGATGGCGTTCTCGGGCGGATCAGGGAAGCGGCGCCGGACGGCGTCCACGCCTTCGTCGACACCTTCGGTTCCGGGTACGTGGAACTGGCGCTGCACCTGGGGATCCACCCCGGGCGGATCGACACGATCATCGACTTCGAGGCGGCCGCGAAGTACAACGTCAAGACCGACGGCAACGCGGCCGGCGCGTCCGCCGACATCCTGCGCGAGCTGGGCCTGTTGCTGGACAAGGGGTTGCTGACCCTGCCGGTCGCCCGCGTCTACCCGCTGGACGAGGTGCGCGACGCCTACCGCGAGCTGGAGCAGCGGCACACGCGCGGCAAGATCGTGCTGCGGCCCTAG
- a CDS encoding serine hydrolase, with amino-acid sequence MAELKVEVDPAEAGFDVDRLTRLDAHFDRYVEDGRLPGWLAVVSRHGRIVHVGRGGHRDVEADLPVETDTLWRIFSMTKPITSVAAMMLAEEGLLELDDPISRWLPEFASPRVFVKGSALSPLTEPATSPIRVWHLLTHTAGLTYGFHHGHPVDAIYRAAGFEWSTPPGLDLAACCEQWAKLPLVFQPGAEWNYSIASDVLGRLVEVVSGLPLDEFFSSRIFTPLGMTDTAFVAPSLPRLAAMYVRDPASGRAVRNDAFGRAGTSRPDCLSGGGGLVSSAGDYWRFTEMLLRGGELDGVRLLSPRTVSLMASNHLPGRVDLEAFGRPLFAEMPFDGHGFGLGFSVLEDPVKARTLSSAGEFAWGGAASTAFWVDPDEDLTVGFYTQLLPSSTYRLRPQLRQLVYQALVD; translated from the coding sequence ATGGCAGAACTCAAGGTGGAAGTCGACCCGGCCGAAGCCGGGTTCGACGTGGACCGGCTGACCAGGCTCGACGCGCACTTCGACCGGTACGTCGAGGACGGGCGGTTACCGGGCTGGCTCGCGGTGGTGAGCAGGCACGGCCGCATCGTCCACGTCGGCCGCGGCGGGCACCGCGACGTCGAAGCGGACCTCCCGGTGGAGACCGACACGCTCTGGCGCATCTTCTCGATGACCAAGCCGATCACCTCGGTGGCGGCGATGATGCTGGCCGAAGAGGGCTTGCTGGAGCTGGACGACCCGATTTCACGCTGGTTGCCCGAGTTCGCTTCGCCACGCGTGTTCGTCAAGGGGTCGGCGCTGTCGCCGCTCACCGAGCCGGCGACGTCGCCGATCCGGGTGTGGCACCTGCTGACGCACACGGCGGGCCTGACGTACGGCTTCCACCACGGCCACCCGGTGGACGCGATCTACCGGGCGGCGGGCTTCGAGTGGAGCACCCCGCCGGGCCTCGACCTGGCGGCGTGCTGCGAGCAGTGGGCGAAGCTGCCGCTGGTGTTCCAGCCGGGCGCGGAGTGGAACTACTCGATCGCGTCCGACGTGCTCGGGCGCTTGGTCGAAGTGGTGTCGGGCCTGCCACTGGACGAGTTCTTCTCGTCGCGGATCTTCACGCCGCTGGGCATGACGGACACGGCGTTCGTGGCTCCTTCCCTGCCGCGGCTGGCCGCGATGTACGTGCGCGACCCGGCATCGGGCCGCGCGGTCCGCAACGACGCGTTCGGCCGCGCGGGCACGTCCCGCCCGGACTGCCTGTCCGGCGGCGGCGGACTGGTGTCGTCGGCGGGCGACTACTGGCGTTTCACGGAGATGCTGCTGCGCGGCGGCGAACTCGACGGAGTTCGGCTGCTGTCCCCGCGGACGGTGTCGCTGATGGCTTCGAACCACCTGCCGGGGCGAGTGGACTTGGAGGCGTTCGGGCGCCCGCTGTTCGCGGAGATGCCATTCGACGGCCACGGTTTCGGGCTGGGGTTCTCGGTGCTGGAGGACCCGGTGAAGGCCCGGACGTTGTCATCGGCGGGGGAGTTCGCTTGGGGCGGGGCGGCTTCGACGGCGTTCTGGGTGGATCCGGATGAGGATCTGACGGTCGGGTTTTACACGCAGCTGTTGCCTTCGAGCACTTACCGGCTGCGACCGCAGTTGCGGCAGCTGGTCTATCAGGCGCTGGTGGACTGA
- a CDS encoding TetR/AcrR family transcriptional regulator, with the protein MTVPPPPWRSAPRRRAAKPVLSQELVVKTGLEILAKEGFEAVTMRRVAQELDTGPASLYAHVSNKDELAELMLDAVLADVPLPEPDPARWDAQVKDLVRAQIRVMVAHPGIARVAWDIAVPVTPSSLQQGEAMLALLRAGGLGLKQATFAGDALSLYAKAYAYEASGWTWGDIDQAETAKRGEQMVAYMRSLPAESFPNMLRIGEFFSAETATERLEFALDTYLAGLKVLAAKN; encoded by the coding sequence GTGACCGTTCCCCCGCCGCCGTGGCGCAGCGCCCCGCGCCGCCGCGCCGCGAAACCCGTCCTGTCCCAGGAACTCGTCGTGAAGACGGGGCTGGAAATCCTGGCGAAGGAGGGGTTCGAGGCGGTCACCATGCGGCGGGTCGCGCAGGAACTCGACACCGGGCCCGCGTCGCTCTACGCGCACGTGTCCAACAAGGACGAACTGGCGGAGCTGATGCTCGACGCCGTGCTCGCCGACGTGCCGCTGCCGGAGCCGGACCCGGCCCGCTGGGACGCGCAGGTCAAGGACCTCGTCCGCGCGCAGATCCGGGTGATGGTCGCCCACCCCGGCATCGCGCGCGTGGCGTGGGACATCGCCGTGCCGGTCACGCCGAGTTCGCTGCAGCAGGGCGAGGCGATGCTCGCCCTGCTGCGCGCCGGCGGCCTCGGGCTCAAGCAGGCGACGTTCGCGGGCGACGCGCTTTCCCTCTACGCCAAGGCGTACGCGTACGAAGCCAGCGGCTGGACCTGGGGCGACATCGACCAGGCCGAGACGGCGAAACGCGGCGAGCAGATGGTCGCCTACATGCGCTCGCTGCCCGCCGAGTCGTTCCCGAACATGCTGCGCATCGGCGAGTTCTTCTCCGCCGAGACGGCCACCGAACGCCTCGAGTTCGCCCTCGACACCTACCTCGCCGGCCTCAAGGTGCTGGCCGCGAAAAACTAG
- a CDS encoding VOC family protein produces MQVKGFGAGYLVDDVAATTRFYADVLGLTVTVELDWFASVNAGAPGYEISFVQRGHASVPAGYRAAETTGVMFGLVVEDAAAEAKRLAEAGVDLVVPLVDEVYGQRHFYVADPDGVLLDVIEMIPVDPEWAAANLPAS; encoded by the coding sequence ATGCAGGTCAAGGGTTTCGGGGCGGGGTACCTGGTCGACGACGTCGCCGCGACCACCCGCTTCTACGCCGACGTGCTCGGGCTGACGGTCACCGTCGAGCTGGACTGGTTCGCCAGCGTCAACGCCGGCGCGCCGGGCTACGAGATCAGCTTCGTGCAGCGCGGGCACGCGTCGGTGCCGGCGGGGTACCGGGCGGCCGAGACGACCGGCGTGATGTTCGGGCTCGTCGTCGAAGACGCGGCGGCCGAGGCGAAGCGGCTGGCGGAGGCGGGGGTGGACCTCGTCGTGCCCCTCGTCGACGAGGTGTACGGGCAGCGGCACTTCTACGTCGCGGACCCGGACGGCGTGCTGCTCGACGTCATCGAAATGATCCCCGTCGACCCCGAGTGGGCGGCGGCGAACCTCCCGGCCTCGTAG
- a CDS encoding SgcJ/EcaC family oxidoreductase, whose protein sequence is MTTTTAEADVRAVLGKLTQAWNDGDATAYGRLFTEDADYVTFFGANFAGRAGIESSHRALFEGPLKGIKLTGRPDAAAKVRFVRPDVAVAVVGGGSSVTGSDTTDEGRESTVTFVLVREDGEWLITAFQNTRVSDPRS, encoded by the coding sequence ATGACCACGACCACCGCCGAAGCCGACGTCCGCGCCGTGCTCGGCAAGCTCACGCAGGCCTGGAACGACGGGGACGCGACCGCGTACGGGCGGCTCTTCACCGAAGACGCGGACTACGTAACGTTCTTCGGGGCGAACTTCGCCGGCCGCGCCGGGATCGAGAGCTCGCACCGCGCGCTCTTCGAAGGACCGCTCAAGGGGATCAAGCTGACCGGGCGGCCCGACGCGGCGGCGAAGGTGCGGTTCGTCCGCCCGGACGTCGCCGTCGCCGTCGTGGGTGGCGGCTCGTCGGTGACCGGTTCGGACACGACGGACGAAGGCCGTGAATCGACCGTCACCTTCGTGCTCGTCCGCGAAGACGGCGAGTGGCTGATCACGGCATTCCAGAACACGCGCGTTTCGGATCCTCGCTCGTGA